The Theileria parva strain Muguga chromosome 1, complete sequence, whole genome shotgun sequence DNA window taatgagtaatgagtaaataatgagtaatgagtaaataatgagtaatgagtaaataatgagtaatgagtaaataatgagTAATGGGTTACTGAAGAGAATTTGGTTATTGATTTTGACAGATAGTGAGTTGGTATTGATATCAACTTTAATGCTTTTGCTGTAGGTATTCTGAGGTAATTTGACTGAAACTTCCAAAGAGCTTAAAGTTTGAGTCCACTCATACctaaaaatgtaatttaattaGAGATTTAAGTACCATTCAGTTTTACCACCGTTACCGGGAGGTGGTGACGAGTCGTCTTCATCACTATCCTCTTGGGGTGATTGTTCATTATCGTCTGCCTTATCCTTGTTTTTAACAGTGCTATCCAGGGGTTTTACAGAATCTGAGGAGGAACTGGGTTTTGTAGTTGTATCTACAGGTTTCACAGATTCAGCTGTTGTGGTTTTGGGGGGAGAATCTACTGATTTTAGAAGCTCAGCTGCTCTAGTTTGAGGAGAAGTTTCAGGAGTGGAAAAAACAACTGAATCCCGGGAAGGGGAAGGGAAACAAGAAGAACTGGAAGAAGTTTCTGATAAAGATTCAGACCTACTATCAGTGAATTTAGCGTTTGTTCCAGCTCTGGTTCTGTTACTTTTAGAATGATAAGATTCGTCAGGTAAACTGACGGTCTTCTTCAAACTGCTCTTGAGTTCCGAATGTGAACTGTGAGGAGTGGCGAGAGGAGTAGTGGGAGCAGTGATGGAAGATGAGGCGGAGTATTTCTTAGAATTCacatttttgttaattaattcTGAATATTTCATACCAATAGTTCTACAGTGATAAGAAACCAAATTAACGCAGTGATCAAGAGAAGATTCACTAGTCTTATCAGGTGGTCTGTAAAAATCAGTTTTTCTGGCCAAAAAAGAGAAAAAATTCTCCAAAAGCTTCTCGACTCCGCCTGACCGTTGAGTCAACAACAACAATAAATTGTCTACACCT harbors:
- the nudc gene encoding CS domain protein, translating into MSENNEGVDNLLLLLTQRSGGVEKLLENFFSFLARKTDFYRPPDKTSESSLDHCVNLVSYHCRTIGMKYSELINKNVNSKKYSASSSITAPTTPLATPHSSHSELKSSLKKTVSLPDESYHSKSNRTRAGTNAKFTDSRSESLSETSSSSSCFPSPSRDSVVFSTPETSPQTRAAELLKSVDSPPKTTTAESVKPVDTTTKPSSSSDSVKPLDSTVKNKDKADDNEQSPQEDSDEDDSSPPPGNGGKTEWYEWTQTLSSLEVSVKLPQNTYSKSIKVDINTNSLSVKINNQILFSGDLYDLVKNDESIWTVVDNRMLQITLEKKNKMNWWPTVIKGHPEIDVKKIVPENSKLSDLDTETRSTVEKMLYDQHRKAAGLPTSDQQKQYEALEKFKKAHPELDFSNANIQFS